The nucleotide window GGCCAGCGCGCGCTCGACCAGCGCGGGCGGACCGTCGACGACCACCAGCTCAGCGGGGCCGGCCGCGGGGTCGTCCGTCCGCGCGCTCGCGATCCCGATGGCCGCGAGCGCCACCATGACCTCGTCGCTGATCGCGCCCAGCACCGCGACGGCGCCGATCGGCGCGCCGGTCGGCCCGGCCTGGGTCGTCTCGGTCCGGGTCACCATCCGGTGGGCGCGGTCCTCGTGGACCTTGCCGCGGCCGAAGCCGGGCTCGGGGTGCCAGCCCGCGGCGGTCAGGCGCAGGGCGGCGCGGTCGCACTCCTCGGCGACCTCGCGCATCGTCGGTCGGTCGGCCGGCGCCTTCTGCAGCATGCGCGACACCAGCAGCGCCACCGCCGGCGGCACGCCCGGCGCGAGCGCCGTCAGCAGCGGCGCCGCGGTGTAGACGTGGCGGCTCATGATCAGCGCCGGCGCGCCGTCGAACGGCGGCCGGTCGGCGATCAGCTCGAACAGCACGCACCCCAGCGCGTAGACGTCCGACGCGGACGTGAGCGTCGCGGCGCGGGCCTGCTCCGGCGACATGTACGCCGGCGTGCCGCCGGTGACGTCCGCGCTGGTCAGGCGCCCGACCTGGGCGTCGCCGTCGAGCGCGAACGCCAGGCCGAAGTCGATCACGACGGCCCGCTCGGCGTCGCCGCGGCGGTCGAGGAACACGTTGTCGGGCTTGAGATCGCGGTGGACCAGCCCGGCGTCGTGGGCGTGGGTCATCGCGCGGGCGACCTCCGCGGTGATCGTCAGCGCCCGCCCGAGGTCGAGCCCGACGGCGGCCTCGCGGAACAGCGTCGTGCCCGCGAGCATCTCCATGACCAGGAAGCCCTGGGCCCCCTCCTGGCCGACGTCGAAGACCTTGCACAGGCCGCGGTGGTCGAGCCGCGCGGCCAGCTTGCCCTCGCGCAGGAACCGCGCCCGGGCCAGGGCGTCGGTGATCGTGACGATCTTGAGCGCGACGTCGCGGCCCAGGACCTGATCGTGGGCGCGCCACACCGTGCCCATGCCGCCGGCGCCGAGCATGTCGACCAGGCGGTAGCGCCCGAGCACGACCTGGTCGAGATCGGGGATCGGCTGGAGCCCGACCGGCGTCGTCGGTTCGCCGCCGGTCACGTCGTGACCTCGAACAGCTCGATCGGCTCGGCCCGGCCCGGGACCTGGTGGGTCCCGAGCCCGACGTAGTCGCCGTCCGGCGCGGCGTCGCGGGTCGTGCGCGACGCCAGGATCTGCTGCGGCCGGGCCAGCGCCTCGAGCCGCGCGGCGACGTTCACGGTGTCGCCGATGCAGGTGTACTCCATGCGGGCCTCCGACCCGAAGTTGCCGACCACGGCGTCGCCGGTGTTGATGCCGATCGCCAGGTTGATCGTGACGCCGTACTGCGCCGCCCAGGCCTCGTTGCCGACCTCGAGCCAGCGCAGCATGTCCTCGGCCGCGGCCACCGCGCGGGCGGCGTGATCGGGCTGCTCGGCCGGCGCGCCCCAGAACGCCATGACGCAGTCGCCGATGAACTTGTCGACGGTGCCGCCGTGGCGGAACACGATCTCGGTCAGGATCGTGAACAGCTGGTTCAGCATCGCGACCACGTGCTCGGGCGGCAGCCGCTCGACCAGGCTGGTGAACGACGCGACGTCGGCGAACAGCACGGTGATCGGCCGGCGCTGGCCGCCCAGCCGCAGGTCCTGCTTGCCGGCCACGATCTCGTCGACGAGCTGCGCCGGCAGGTAGCGGCCGAGGTCGCCGCGGATCTTGCGCTCGCGCGCGATCGTGGCCTCGCTGGCCGCCAGGTCGGCGGCCGCGCCCGACATGGCCGTGGCCAGGTCCTCGAGCTCGTCGCCGGTCGCGATCGTGACCCGGCGATCGAAGCGGCGGTGGGCCAGATCGTCGGCGAACCGCACCAGCGCGCGCACCGGCGCCGCGAGCCGCCCGCTCCACACCAGCGCGCCGCCGACCGCCGCCAGCATCGCCAGCGCGATCGCGATGATGACCGCGCGCCGCATCCGCGGGATCGACGCGAACACCTCGGCCTCCCGGCGCTCGGCGATGACCACCCACGGCACCTCGTGCAGGCTCCGCGCGGCGCCGACGACGCGGCCGCCGGCGCGCGGGTACACGCCGAACGCGTCGAACGTGATCGGGCGGGCCGGGTCGTTCGAGCCGATCTTGGCCAGCACGCCGACGACGCCGTCGGTGCGGGCCGGGGGCAGGGCGAACGCGCGCTCGGGGTCGGGGTGGGCCAGGATCCGCAGGTTGGCGTCGACGATGAAGACGCTGTCGAGGTCGTCCTTGAAGATCTCGTGGGCGATCTGCTCGACCTGATCCTGGACCGCGGTCAGCGACACCGGCGCCAGCACGTACCAGGTCGCGGCGGCGCCCTTGACCGGCACCATCATCAGCGCGCGCGGGCCGCTCGGGCTGGTGAAGGCCGCGCTCACCGCCGGCAGCCCGTCGACGGCGCGGGCCCGCAGCTCCGCCGGCGCGATCGCCGGCAAGAGCGGCGCGGCCCCGGGCTCGGCCACGACCTCGATCGTCGCGCCGGCGCCGTCGTAGATGCCGACCTGATCGATCGTCGGGCTCGCCGACACCAGCCGGCGCGCGACCGCGACCCGCACGTCCTCGGGCGCGTCGCCGTCGGCCAGCGTCGCCGCGATCGCGGTCAACGTCGCCTCGGTGTCGTCGAGGGCGCGATCGCCGGCCCGGGCCAGGTCGGCGACGACCGTGCGCAGCTGCCCGCGGATCGTCTCCTCGAGCGCGCGTCGGTTGACGTCGATCAGCACCCAGCCGATCACCGCGAGCGGGATCACGACCAGGGCCGTCGTCATGACGGCGAGGCGGAGGCGGAACGAGCGTCTACGCATGAGGCGACCGATCTGCACCATGCCCGACCACGGCGGGCAGGTGCCATGTAGCGTCCGGGTAGGTGAGGGTCACTTGGCGGGCGGCCCGCTCGACGGCCGCCGGTGGCCGGCGAGGCGGCGCAGCTTGCGCGCGAGCTGCTCGGCGCGGACCGGCCGCGGCAGCGCGTCCCGGCAGCCGACCCGGACCCGCGCGGCGACGCCGTCGAAGTCGCCGGCCGGCACGTCGGTGACGACCGGCACCCCCGCGGCCACCAGCTCGGCCAGGCGCGCCAGGGTCGCCCCCGGCGCGAACACCGCCACCGGCGTCCCGGGCGCGCCCGGGGCCAGCGTCCGGACGCCGGCGACCGCCAGCTCCAGGCGCAGCTCCTCGTCGAGCGGGCCGTCGACCGCGATCGCGATCGTGGCCGGATCGTCGGCGCCGTCGTCGAGCGCCGCCGGCCGCGGCAGCACCCGGTCCGAGCGCTCGCGCAGGCGCAGCGCGCCGCTCGGGCCGTCGGCGGGCGTCAGCGCCGCGACCAGGGCCGCGGCGACCGCGGCGGCGGTCGGGCGCAGCGGCGGGCTCTTGCCCAGCATCGCCA belongs to Myxococcales bacterium and includes:
- a CDS encoding serine/threonine protein kinase; the encoded protein is MTGGEPTTPVGLQPIPDLDQVVLGRYRLVDMLGAGGMGTVWRAHDQVLGRDVALKIVTITDALARARFLREGKLAARLDHRGLCKVFDVGQEGAQGFLVMEMLAGTTLFREAAVGLDLGRALTITAEVARAMTHAHDAGLVHRDLKPDNVFLDRRGDAERAVVIDFGLAFALDGDAQVGRLTSADVTGGTPAYMSPEQARAATLTSASDVYALGCVLFELIADRPPFDGAPALIMSRHVYTAAPLLTALAPGVPPAVALLVSRMLQKAPADRPTMREVAEECDRAALRLTAAGWHPEPGFGRGKVHEDRAHRMVTRTETTQAGPTGAPIGAVAVLGAISDEVMVALAAIGIASARTDDPAAGPAELVVVDGPPALVERALASGRPVIATVDAGDIAGALALARRGAVDVLTRPIAADAAARKVERRLRRAKPGRT